In Dyadobacter sp. CECT 9275, the following proteins share a genomic window:
- a CDS encoding sodium:solute symporter family transporter codes for MSYLDWIVLSLTLIFVISYGIYRSREKHTMDSFLLAGQSLPWYHVTLSLMATQASAITFLSAPGQAYTDGMRFVQFYFGLPLAMVVLCITFVPKFHSLKIFTAYEFLESRFDLRTRALTSFLFLLQRGLSTGLSIYAPSLILSAILGWDITWTNIISGSIVLLYTIRGGSGAVSHTHLQQMGIITIGMVVAGVMVVRLLPENITFTDALHVAGKMGKTNVIDFTFDLNNRYNVWSGLIGGFFLQLSYFGTDQSQVGRFLTGSSEGQSKLGLAMNGLLKIPMQFLILLVGVLVFAFYQFTNPPLFFNQTAVDKVRKTSYAAEYLALEKRHEIIQADKHQHVMALTDAVHQDNTTAIADSREVLGKIENEVKSVRKEAEALLSKANGSDVNDVNYIFLRFVIDYLPAGLVGLLIAVILLASMGSVASAYNSLASCSVVDIYKRIYRKDQDRTDYVTASRWATFFWGIFCVAVAQYASRLGSMIEAVNILGSLFYGVILGIFLVAFYFKKIGSRAVFWGSIIGEIFVVASYWADLTAFLWLNLIGCVLVIGFSYIIELIWPERKEVLLPE; via the coding sequence CACTTACACTGATATTTGTAATTTCTTACGGAATCTACCGCAGCCGTGAAAAGCATACGATGGATTCCTTCCTGCTCGCCGGGCAGTCGCTCCCCTGGTATCATGTCACGCTATCGCTCATGGCGACCCAGGCCAGTGCCATCACTTTCCTTTCAGCACCCGGACAGGCCTATACAGATGGCATGCGGTTTGTACAGTTCTATTTCGGGCTGCCACTGGCCATGGTGGTGCTGTGTATCACTTTTGTACCGAAATTCCATAGCCTTAAAATATTCACCGCCTACGAATTTCTTGAAAGCCGGTTTGATCTACGCACAAGGGCGCTTACTTCGTTTCTGTTTTTACTCCAGCGGGGCCTTTCTACCGGATTATCCATATACGCACCTTCCCTGATTCTTTCCGCCATACTGGGCTGGGATATCACCTGGACCAATATCATTTCGGGAAGTATTGTGCTGTTGTATACCATCCGGGGCGGCTCGGGAGCGGTTTCCCATACGCATCTGCAGCAAATGGGAATCATTACCATCGGTATGGTGGTGGCTGGTGTGATGGTGGTAAGGCTGTTACCTGAAAACATAACGTTTACTGATGCCCTACACGTAGCCGGCAAAATGGGCAAAACAAACGTAATAGATTTCACCTTTGATCTTAATAACCGTTATAACGTATGGTCAGGACTGATAGGCGGTTTCTTTCTTCAGTTGTCTTATTTTGGAACAGACCAGTCGCAGGTGGGCCGTTTCCTCACGGGCAGCTCCGAAGGACAAAGCAAACTTGGACTGGCTATGAACGGGCTGCTCAAAATCCCGATGCAGTTCCTGATATTGCTGGTTGGAGTACTGGTTTTTGCATTTTACCAGTTTACCAATCCCCCGCTTTTTTTCAACCAAACGGCTGTTGACAAAGTAAGGAAGACTTCTTACGCCGCAGAATACCTAGCACTTGAAAAACGGCATGAAATAATTCAGGCCGATAAACATCAACACGTAATGGCACTTACCGATGCCGTTCACCAGGATAACACAACTGCCATTGCGGATTCCAGAGAAGTACTCGGGAAAATTGAAAACGAAGTAAAATCGGTTCGGAAAGAAGCCGAGGCGCTGCTATCCAAAGCCAACGGTTCGGATGTAAATGACGTAAACTATATCTTCCTTCGTTTCGTCATTGATTACCTGCCTGCCGGGCTGGTAGGGCTGCTAATCGCCGTCATTTTACTGGCATCTATGGGTTCCGTGGCCTCGGCCTACAATTCACTGGCCTCCTGTTCGGTGGTTGACATTTACAAAAGAATTTACAGGAAAGACCAGGACCGGACGGATTACGTTACTGCATCGCGCTGGGCAACATTCTTCTGGGGTATATTCTGTGTCGCGGTCGCGCAGTACGCTTCCCGGCTGGGCAGTATGATCGAGGCCGTTAATATACTAGGCTCGCTGTTCTATGGAGTAATACTGGGAATTTTTTTGGTAGCTTTTTATTTCAAAAAAATAGGCAGCCGCGCTGTTTTCTGGGGAAGTATCATCGGAGAAATTTTCGTTGTGGCCAGCTACTGGGCCGATCTGACTGCTTTCCTTTGGCTGAACCTCATTGGCTGTGTACTCGTCATTGGGTTTTCCTATATAATTGAACTGATCTGGCCTGAAAGAAAAGAGGTTCTATTGCCTGAATAA